GCCGGGGAACGACTGACGTATAATTCTTATCTTAAGGTGCCGCAGCTTCTGGAGCTGCAGAACTTTGAATCAAGCCCGCCGGCGCATGATGAGCTGCTCTTTATCATCATCCACCAGGCCTACGAGCTGTGGTTTAAGCTCATTCTTTTTGAGCTCGATCAGGTCGCCGAGGAGATGGAGAAGGGCGCTGTCCATGAGGCCTGGCGGCTGCTGCAGCGGGTTCTGAAGATCGAGACGTTGCTCGTGCAGCAGATCCATGTGCTGGAGACGATGACGCCGAGCGATTTTCTGAAATTTCGTCAGGCGCTAAATCCGGCCAGCGGGTTTCAGTCGATTCAGTTTCGGGAAGTTGAGTTTTTGACCGGGATCCGGGACACCTCGGTGATGCAACATATTGATCAGACCGATCACGATCATCGTCGGTTGACCGCGCGACTGTCCGAACCCTCGCTGCGCACGCGTTTCTACAAGCTGCTGCAACGGGAAGGTTTTGACGTGGTGGTGCCCGAGGAGGGCGAGGTGTTGGAAGGGGCTCGCCGCGAGCAGACGATGGCGGCGCTGGAGCCGCTCTACCGAGAGCCTAAGGAACGGTTTCATCTGTATACCCTGGCCGAGTCACTGGTGGAGCATGACCAGAATATATTGCTCTGGCGCTTTCATCACGTGCGGGTTGTGGAGCGGCTGATCGGGACGAAGCCGGGTACCGGAGGTTCAAGCGGGGTGGAGTATTTGAGCTCGACGCTGAAGAAGCGCGCCTATCCCATCTTGTGGGAAGTACGGGGACGTCTTTATGACGATGGCGTCTACGGTATGGGCTGAAACCCTGACCGGTGAAACCCTGACCGAGGGTCGATTTTTGCGGGTGTGAAATCTGACCGAGGGTCGATTTTTGCGGGTGTGAAATCTGACCGAGGGTCGATTTTTGCGGGTATGAAAATCTGACCGAGGGTCGATTTTTGCGGGTGTGAAATCTGACCGAGGGTCGATTTTTGCGGGTGTGAAATCTGACCGAGGGTCGATTTTTGCGGGTGTGAAAATCTGACCGAGGGTCGATTTTTGCGGGTATGAAATCTGACCGAGGGTCGTTGTGGTGAGGGGAGGGACGGGATCAGCGCGAGTTGAATGAGGCGATGACGTCGCTGAGCGCGCGGCGCAGTTGCTGACGCTGGGGAGCATCCGGGAGCGTGTCGAGCAGGCGCTGCATACCGCCGAGTCGTTGGTCCAGGCGTAGGTTGGGCGCGTGAGGGACGTGGATATAAGGGCGAAGGAGCACGAGGGTATCGCGAAGCCGCGGGCTATCCTGATCGATGTGGGCGAGCAGCGCTGTGCCCAGTAGGGCGAACATATTGGCGTAGGCGTGCCCGGTACGCTGAGCGTGGCGGGTGGCTTCGAGGAGTTCTTCGCGCGCGGTGTCAAAGTCGCCCAGGATAAGATTGAGTTTGACGATGCTGATGGTGCTCAGGCTGATCATCTCGCGATGTCCCATCACTCGGGCCTGCTGCTGGGCTCGGAGATAATGGGTTAATGCGGCGTCGATGTTGGTCTGAGCCTCCAGCGCCATGCCCATATAGAAGTCGAGCTGAGGGGCATAGAGTCCCAGCCCCAGGTGCTCCTGAAGGGAGATGACGTCGTTGAGGAATTCAATGGCGCGTTCGGGTTGGCCGCCCTCGATGCGAAAGAGCGCGCGGAAGATCGTGGAGAGTGCCCAGCCGTGGCGGTCGTCAAGGTCTTCGTGGAGTCTGACGGCATCGTCTGCCAGCTTGCGCGCGCCCGTGATGTCGCCGCGAAGCCAGTGGAGTTCAGCCTCCAAGAGAAGATCTTTGGCCACGCCGTAGAGATGTCCCAGGCGTTCGTGCAACTCACGGGCGCGGCGCAGGTGATCTGCGCTTCGGTCGAGGTGGGTGGAGCGCCGGAAACACAGGGCTAGCGCCAGGTTGGCGTTGGCCATGGCGAGCACGTCGCCGTAGTGTCGCGCGGCGTTCATGGCCTGGCGTGCCAGCGCTTCGCTGCGCTCCAGGCCGTCGACGATCATGCAGATCTGGGAGGCTTCGATCAGGGCCAGCGCATGAGCGCGGTGGTCACCGATGTGTCGGGCATGATCGAGCGCCTCTCCGACCAGGCTCCAGGCCTGGCGCAGCTCACCGCTGGCGTAGGCGCAGCGCGAGAGCGCGAGCGTGGCGTCGACCTCGGCGCGCGGATCGCCCTCCCGGTGCGCGGCCTGGCGCACCATTTCCAGGTCGTGCCGAGCGCGGCTGTAGCGCCCGCGAAAGCGGGCGAGGTCGGCCTGACCCAGAAGCACTCGGCGCAGCCCGGCGCGATCGTCGAGGACGACGCAGAGCTCGGAGGTTCGTTTGAGGAGCGCCTCGGCCTCGTCGAGATGGCCCTGGAGACGAACGATGTCGGCGAGGTGCTCACGGGCCTGAGCCTCGTTGGCGACGTGATGGGCGCTTTCGGCGTGTGCGATCGCCTCGCGCAGGGCATCTTCGGCCGGGCCAAATTCGCCGGCGTGGTGGTAGAGACGTCCCTGCTGCAGGCGTAGCGCGCTGAGGGAGGCATGATCGATGTGTCGTGCGCCGAGGATCTGCGGCTCAGCCCGGCGCAGCAGGCGAAGCGCCTCGTGCACTCGATGTTCGCGCTCGGCCTCGGCGGCGGCGCGTAGCCACCAGGGCAGGGCGCGTTCGCGCTGCGCGCTTCGTTCCAGGTGATCGGCGATCGCCTCGCATTGAGCGGCGTCGGGCGAGTCCTCTTCCTCGATCAGCGCGCGGGCCGCGTGGCTGTGAAATGCGCGCCAGTCGTCGATGCTCTCCACCATGCGAAGCAGCGAGGCTCGGTGGAGGGGATGAACAAAGGCGTAATGTCGGGAGTCATCCTCATCACCCTCGCGTCGGAGCAGTCCCACCTCGTGGAAGAGCTCGAGCAACGCTCCGATCTGTTGTGCGAGCCTGGGCTGGCCGTCGGCGTGAATGGCGCGCGCGAGCGTAGCCGCTTTAAAACGATCGCCAATGAGCACAACGCGATGCAGTAGCGCGCGAAGCCAGGGCTCCTGGGGATGATTGCGCAGCAAGCGCTCAGCACGCGTGATCACCAGTTGCTGAAGATCCGGTGGCACCAGAGAGGAGAGTGCAACCGAGGGGTCTTGTAGATCGAAGGTCCCGGAGCGCTCCGAGGCCTGCAACTGCTCGGTTTCGAGAAGATGACGCACTATGTGGATGAGCAGCGCGGGGTTGCCTCCGGCCAGATCGAGCAGCTCGCGTTCCAGGCCCCGGGCCAGCGGCGTGAGGCGGTGAAGGATCTCGCCCATTGTGCTCTTGGAGAGCGGTTCGAGATGATGGTGCGCCATGGGGACCGAGCCGCTATGAAGCCAGCGATCGAAATGGCGCTGCGATCGAGCGGTGAACACAAGAGCGAGCGGTCGGGGCTTTTGCGAGAGGTTCTCCAAAAGCTGATCGATCAGACGTTGACTGAGCGGATCGGCGTAGTGAATGTCCTCCAGGATCAGCAGCAGTGCGCTGCGCTCGCTGAAGCGAAAGAGGGCGTGAATCACCTGGTGAAGCGGATGAACGACTGCTGTGGCCGCGTGCGACGAGATGTTTTGCGGGGTAGCAGCGAGCGCGTTGAGGGCCTCCTTCAGGCGCAGGCCCAGGGCGGGGTCAGCGCTGCGCTGTGCGTCGGTGAGGGGCTCGAGTGCCCGGCGGAGGGCCTCCAGCGGGGCGCCGCGACGACGGCACTGACCGAAAAGGGTGTGCGCGTGTTGGGTGGCCTGCTGGCGCAGTTGCCAG
This DNA window, taken from Lujinxingia sediminis, encodes the following:
- a CDS encoding tryptophan 2,3-dioxygenase; translated protein: MSDEKTRSGCPFTQGDLGGEDLAPAGERLTYNSYLKVPQLLELQNFESSPPAHDELLFIIIHQAYELWFKLILFELDQVAEEMEKGAVHEAWRLLQRVLKIETLLVQQIHVLETMTPSDFLKFRQALNPASGFQSIQFREVEFLTGIRDTSVMQHIDQTDHDHRRLTARLSEPSLRTRFYKLLQREGFDVVVPEEGEVLEGARREQTMAALEPLYREPKERFHLYTLAESLVEHDQNILLWRFHHVRVVERLIGTKPGTGGSSGVEYLSSTLKKRAYPILWEVRGRLYDDGVYGMG
- a CDS encoding serine/threonine-protein kinase — its product is MSPVPAQLPEIGDLIAGRYRIVKELGRGGYGVVYQARQEAIARDVALKFLHPEVAHNEREVERFRREVFHASGLHHRHTITLFDYGQTPRGLLYVAMELLIGENLRERVLRRGPLNLEQGSQLLEQLLGSLEEAHERQLVHRDLKPENIFMCETPPEAPLHIKVLDFGLSKFIGDPSATLYQGPSLTAEGEVCGTPQYMSPEHAYGEPVGPPGDVYAVGLVLYEALIGKPAFDGPNPMDILLKQVKAPLPDLPESLAATTLGRFIVRATRKEVRGRFADARSALSWFLARQSPEDRAPGSQPALARLARSIPTTGLQNSDSIPGTEPTNPSPPELPLNPFAPTERDLATSARETFSPESASATCVDAPKPPSALAEFDLRAAQLPLLSRHAALDALERWYKSAAINGGLFLISGESGQGKSTLVETWQLRQQATQHAHTLFGQCRRRGAPLEALRRALEPLTDAQRSADPALGLRLKEALNALAATPQNISSHAATAVVHPLHQVIHALFRFSERSALLLILEDIHYADPLSQRLIDQLLENLSQKPRPLALVFTARSQRHFDRWLHSGSVPMAHHHLEPLSKSTMGEILHRLTPLARGLERELLDLAGGNPALLIHIVRHLLETEQLQASERSGTFDLQDPSVALSSLVPPDLQQLVITRAERLLRNHPQEPWLRALLHRVVLIGDRFKAATLARAIHADGQPRLAQQIGALLELFHEVGLLRREGDEDDSRHYAFVHPLHRASLLRMVESIDDWRAFHSHAARALIEEEDSPDAAQCEAIADHLERSAQRERALPWWLRAAAEAEREHRVHEALRLLRRAEPQILGARHIDHASLSALRLQQGRLYHHAGEFGPAEDALREAIAHAESAHHVANEAQAREHLADIVRLQGHLDEAEALLKRTSELCVVLDDRAGLRRVLLGQADLARFRGRYSRARHDLEMVRQAAHREGDPRAEVDATLALSRCAYASGELRQAWSLVGEALDHARHIGDHRAHALALIEASQICMIVDGLERSEALARQAMNAARHYGDVLAMANANLALALCFRRSTHLDRSADHLRRARELHERLGHLYGVAKDLLLEAELHWLRGDITGARKLADDAVRLHEDLDDRHGWALSTIFRALFRIEGGQPERAIEFLNDVISLQEHLGLGLYAPQLDFYMGMALEAQTNIDAALTHYLRAQQQARVMGHREMISLSTISIVKLNLILGDFDTAREELLEATRHAQRTGHAYANMFALLGTALLAHIDQDSPRLRDTLVLLRPYIHVPHAPNLRLDQRLGGMQRLLDTLPDAPQRQQLRRALSDVIASFNSR